One region of Desulfovibrio intestinalis genomic DNA includes:
- a CDS encoding MbtF: protein MSFDIFGKALRVLMPALCAALLLPACAAKETEEVPVGMTIMVNLRDVHRCSRISPEITVAEAPNGTDYFDVRLVEFTGDSQELFLGGGTWNNDGSGTIPEGGLTRHYRGPCPPSGQIKDFAFVVSAMNKGSMQPLAVRLHRFSQE from the coding sequence ATGAGTTTTGATATTTTTGGCAAAGCCCTGCGCGTCCTTATGCCCGCGCTCTGCGCGGCGCTGCTGCTGCCAGCCTGCGCTGCCAAGGAAACCGAAGAGGTTCCCGTTGGCATGACCATTATGGTAAATTTGCGCGACGTTCACCGCTGCTCGCGTATTTCTCCTGAAATAACTGTGGCCGAAGCTCCCAATGGCACGGATTACTTTGATGTGCGCCTGGTGGAGTTCACCGGTGATTCCCAGGAGCTTTTTCTTGGCGGCGGCACATGGAACAACGACGGTTCCGGTACCATACCTGAAGGCGGCTTGACCCGCCACTACCGTGGCCCCTGCCCACCCAGCGGGCAAATCAAGGACTTTGCCTTTGTTGTTTCTGCTATGAACAAGGGCAGCATGCAACCCCTGGCTGTGCGTCTGCACCGTTTTTCGCAGGAATAA
- a CDS encoding shikimate dehydrogenase family protein codes for MNASIPSDISSSGSKPLQADPQAAAETVLYGVTGWPLAQSLSPLLHNTGFRTLGLPALYLRWEIPPQRLPAFVDSVRTLRIGGCSVTIPHKVALLPLLDEVSPLARQVGAVNTIYWHDDKLCGENTDVAGFMAPLAQEDLHGADVLLLGAGGAARAAAAGLMSLAKDRRPGNVFICTPSDSSHLPLAEEFGLSPILWAQRHDIPARLVVNTTPLGMRGKAEDETPYFFDLADKKNGKDAAETTTLAYDIVYNPLETLFLRDAARHGRRCLSGMDMFFGQGDAQFRLWTGRNLPLESRLALEAALNSN; via the coding sequence ATGAATGCTTCCATTCCGTCAGACATCTCTTCATCAGGATCGAAACCTCTTCAGGCTGACCCACAAGCTGCCGCAGAAACAGTTCTTTACGGCGTCACGGGCTGGCCGCTGGCCCAAAGCCTTTCCCCTCTTTTGCACAATACGGGCTTCAGAACGCTTGGCCTGCCCGCCCTGTACCTGCGCTGGGAAATTCCGCCGCAGCGGCTGCCCGCTTTTGTAGACAGCGTGCGCACCCTGCGCATCGGCGGCTGCTCCGTCACCATTCCCCACAAGGTTGCCCTGCTGCCCCTGCTGGACGAGGTGAGCCCTCTGGCCCGTCAGGTGGGCGCGGTCAATACCATCTACTGGCACGACGACAAGCTTTGTGGCGAAAATACCGATGTGGCAGGATTTATGGCTCCACTGGCACAAGAAGACCTGCACGGCGCGGACGTGCTGCTGCTGGGCGCGGGGGGCGCGGCCAGAGCGGCTGCGGCGGGGCTCATGAGCCTTGCGAAAGACCGCAGGCCGGGCAACGTCTTCATCTGCACACCTTCTGATTCCTCGCATCTGCCCCTGGCCGAAGAATTTGGCCTGAGCCCCATACTGTGGGCACAGCGGCACGACATCCCGGCCCGGCTTGTGGTCAACACCACGCCTCTTGGCATGCGCGGCAAGGCCGAGGATGAGACACCCTACTTTTTTGATCTTGCGGATAAAAAAAACGGAAAAGATGCAGCCGAAACAACTACTTTGGCTTACGACATCGTGTACAACCCGCTGGAAACGCTGTTTTTGCGCGATGCCGCCCGCCACGGCAGACGCTGCCTCTCGGGTATGGACATGTTCTTCGGCCAGGGCGACGCCCAGTTTCGCCTGTGGACGGGGCGTAACCTGCCCCTAGAATCACGGCTCGCTCTGGAAGCGGCCCTGAACTCGAACTAG
- a CDS encoding pyridoxal phosphate-dependent aminotransferase: protein MSILAESVAGYLEHASWIRRMFEAGGQLKARYGAENVYDFSLGNPDLPAPPAVAEGLKAFAEHAHEPFAFGYMPNGGYPWAREKLAAHLSHEQGAHIAAEDVILGCGAAGVLNAFLRAVLNPGEEMLAFAPYFVEYGFYVSNHGGVFKAVPSKKDTFAPDLDALEAAITEKTRVVLINSPHNPTGVVYKRKEVAAIADLLLNKSQQYGKPIWLISDEPYRFLAYDGVEVPSVLPLYPYAVAISSFSKSLSLPGERLGYAAVSPLLPKEEKAQLMAGLTLTNRILGFVNPPVVGQHIMAAALGSQVDLSIYAARRKAMAEVLTEAGYEFQMPAGAFYFFPKAPGGDDVSFVNALLEERILAVPGTGFGCPGHFRLAFCVDESVIRNAAEGFAKARATVK, encoded by the coding sequence ATGTCTATTCTTGCCGAAAGCGTTGCCGGTTATCTTGAACACGCTTCCTGGATACGCCGCATGTTCGAAGCCGGGGGACAGCTCAAGGCCCGTTACGGAGCGGAAAATGTCTATGACTTCAGCCTCGGCAACCCCGACCTGCCCGCCCCGCCCGCTGTGGCTGAAGGCCTGAAAGCCTTCGCCGAGCACGCCCATGAACCTTTTGCCTTTGGCTATATGCCCAACGGCGGTTACCCGTGGGCACGAGAAAAACTGGCCGCCCACCTGAGCCACGAACAGGGCGCGCACATAGCGGCGGAAGACGTGATTCTTGGCTGCGGCGCGGCTGGTGTGCTCAACGCTTTCTTGCGCGCGGTGCTGAACCCCGGCGAAGAAATGCTCGCCTTTGCCCCCTATTTTGTGGAATACGGCTTCTACGTCTCCAACCACGGCGGCGTGTTCAAGGCCGTGCCTAGCAAGAAAGACACATTTGCTCCCGACCTTGATGCCCTTGAGGCAGCCATTACCGAAAAAACCCGCGTGGTGCTCATCAACTCGCCCCACAACCCCACGGGCGTCGTCTACAAGCGCAAGGAAGTAGCGGCCATTGCCGACCTTCTGCTCAACAAAAGCCAGCAATACGGCAAACCCATCTGGCTGATATCTGACGAGCCGTACCGCTTTCTGGCGTATGACGGCGTGGAAGTGCCTTCGGTGCTGCCTCTCTATCCTTATGCTGTTGCCATCAGCTCTTTTTCCAAGAGCCTTTCCCTGCCGGGCGAACGCCTGGGCTATGCCGCGGTTTCGCCTTTGTTGCCCAAGGAAGAAAAAGCCCAGCTCATGGCCGGACTCACCCTCACCAACCGTATTCTGGGCTTCGTCAACCCGCCTGTTGTGGGGCAGCACATCATGGCCGCCGCTCTGGGCTCGCAGGTAGACCTTTCCATCTACGCCGCCCGCCGCAAAGCCATGGCTGAAGTGCTCACGGAGGCAGGCTACGAATTCCAGATGCCCGCTGGCGCTTTTTACTTCTTCCCCAAGGCTCCCGGCGGAGACGACGTGTCCTTTGTAAACGCCCTGCTTGAAGAGCGCATTCTTGCCGTTCCTGGCACGGGCTTTGGTTGCCCCGGCCATTTCCGGCTGGCATTCTGCGTGGATGAAAGCGTCATTCGCAACGCTGCCGAAGGCTTTGCCAAGGCCCGCGCAACAGTGAAATAA
- a CDS encoding FAD-dependent oxidoreductase, translating to MSEKILVVGGVALGPKAAARCKRLMPEAEVTLVDENVFISYGGCGIPYYVSGEIQNLDDLRSTPYHTVRDAEFFRDMKGVTVRTQTRATAIDRAAKTLAVKNVVTGQEEKLPYDKLVLATGATPRVPPVEGKDLKNVLSLTRLEAAGAIRSACQEGKITEAVIVGGGFIGLEAAVALADMWGVKCSVVEMVDQILPGVLSHSVAQMAAHDCVSHSVDVYTDEKVVRLEGKDGTVSKVVTDKRELNAQLVIFAAGFIPNGQIAKEAGLDVAPFGAIVVDQHMRTSDPSIYAGGDCVAIKNLITGKLGYLPLGSMANRQGRVIGTNLAGGKANFHGYVGSWAVKLFDMSFCGVGLTVDNARKEGFDAISVSVEQFDHAHFYPEKAMMTLELVVDKATSRVLGMQGACADGDSLKARVDAVAAALQYSKPTVEDISNLEIAYAPPFASAMDVVNVVGNVADNVLAGRFTPVTGDKFMELWKNRKENHVFFIDARPAAAGRAVQEKHPDWHAIPLEEVAARINEVPKDRPVAIICNTGLRAYDSLLVLARHGVTDVVNSTGGMQAVLKMGLSV from the coding sequence ATGTCTGAAAAAATTCTGGTAGTGGGCGGCGTTGCCCTTGGCCCCAAGGCTGCGGCCCGTTGCAAACGTCTTATGCCTGAAGCGGAAGTAACCCTGGTGGATGAAAACGTTTTCATCTCCTACGGAGGCTGCGGCATCCCCTACTATGTGTCGGGTGAAATCCAGAATCTGGACGATCTGCGCTCCACGCCCTACCACACGGTGCGCGACGCGGAGTTTTTCCGCGACATGAAAGGCGTCACCGTGCGCACACAGACCCGCGCAACAGCCATTGACCGCGCGGCCAAAACCCTTGCCGTAAAAAATGTCGTTACCGGGCAGGAAGAAAAGCTGCCGTATGACAAGCTGGTGCTGGCCACTGGCGCGACACCACGCGTGCCCCCCGTTGAGGGCAAAGACCTCAAAAACGTCCTTTCCCTGACCCGCCTGGAAGCTGCCGGGGCCATCCGCAGTGCCTGCCAGGAAGGCAAGATTACCGAGGCCGTTATTGTGGGTGGCGGTTTTATCGGCCTTGAGGCCGCCGTGGCTCTGGCCGACATGTGGGGCGTCAAATGCAGTGTAGTAGAAATGGTGGACCAGATTCTGCCCGGCGTGCTTTCGCATTCCGTGGCGCAGATGGCCGCGCATGACTGCGTTTCCCACAGCGTCGACGTGTACACGGACGAAAAGGTCGTACGCCTTGAAGGTAAAGACGGCACAGTAAGCAAGGTCGTAACCGACAAGCGTGAACTGAATGCCCAGCTGGTTATTTTTGCCGCTGGCTTTATTCCCAACGGGCAGATCGCCAAGGAAGCCGGGCTGGACGTGGCCCCCTTTGGCGCTATCGTCGTTGACCAACACATGCGCACCTCTGACCCGTCCATCTATGCGGGCGGCGACTGCGTTGCCATCAAAAATCTCATTACAGGCAAGCTGGGTTATCTGCCACTGGGCAGCATGGCCAACCGCCAGGGCCGCGTTATCGGCACCAATCTGGCTGGCGGCAAGGCCAACTTCCACGGCTATGTGGGCTCCTGGGCCGTCAAACTTTTTGATATGTCTTTCTGCGGCGTGGGCCTCACGGTGGATAATGCGCGCAAGGAAGGCTTTGACGCCATCAGCGTCAGTGTTGAACAGTTCGACCATGCCCACTTTTATCCCGAAAAGGCCATGATGACCCTGGAACTGGTGGTAGACAAAGCCACCAGCCGCGTGCTCGGCATGCAGGGGGCCTGCGCCGACGGCGACTCGCTCAAGGCGCGCGTGGACGCAGTAGCCGCTGCCCTGCAATACTCCAAACCTACAGTGGAAGACATTTCCAACCTTGAAATCGCCTATGCCCCGCCCTTTGCATCAGCTATGGACGTGGTCAATGTGGTGGGCAACGTGGCCGACAACGTTCTGGCCGGGCGCTTCACCCCTGTTACTGGCGACAAGTTTATGGAACTGTGGAAAAACCGCAAAGAAAACCATGTGTTTTTCATTGATGCCCGCCCCGCCGCCGCTGGCCGCGCCGTGCAGGAAAAACATCCTGACTGGCACGCTATTCCGCTGGAAGAAGTGGCCGCCCGCATCAATGAAGTTCCCAAGGACCGCCCGGTGGCCATCATCTGCAATACGGGCCTGCGCGCCTATGACAGCCTGCTGGTTCTGGCCCGTCACGGCGTCACCGATGTGGTGAACTCCACTGGCGGCATGCAAGCCGTGCTCAAGATGGGGCTTTCCGTCTAG
- a CDS encoding 4Fe-4S dicluster domain-containing protein translates to MNDAINLSRMRDTAFTAEVEALSGQNVSTCYQCGNCTAGCPAGLAYDLQVNKIMRAVQLGLRDEVLNSRSIWMCLSCSTCSLRCPNNIDVAGIMETLRHMARKEGRVTVPKVEKFWFSFLDTVRAFGRTYEIGTMALFMMRSMRVFTDVDLAPEALKKGKLGLKPHVLPQGAAPVSRIFERYKERAKREGVRP, encoded by the coding sequence ATGAACGACGCCATCAATCTGAGCCGGATGCGCGATACCGCCTTTACAGCGGAAGTGGAGGCGCTAAGCGGCCAAAACGTGTCTACCTGCTATCAGTGTGGCAACTGCACAGCCGGCTGTCCGGCAGGGCTCGCCTATGACCTTCAGGTCAACAAGATCATGCGCGCTGTGCAGCTTGGCCTCAGAGATGAAGTGCTCAATTCGCGCTCCATCTGGATGTGCCTTTCCTGTTCCACCTGTAGTCTCCGCTGCCCCAACAACATTGACGTTGCGGGCATAATGGAAACCCTGCGCCACATGGCCCGCAAGGAAGGCCGCGTGACCGTGCCCAAGGTGGAAAAGTTCTGGTTTTCCTTTCTGGACACCGTGCGCGCCTTTGGCCGCACCTATGAAATCGGCACGATGGCCCTGTTCATGATGCGCTCCATGCGAGTTTTCACCGACGTGGACCTGGCCCCAGAAGCCCTCAAAAAAGGCAAGCTTGGCCTCAAGCCCCATGTGCTGCCCCAGGGAGCCGCCCCGGTTTCACGCATTTTTGAGCGCTATAAAGAACGCGCCAAACGCGAGGGGGTACGCCCATGA
- a CDS encoding rhodanese-like domain-containing protein: MKNTFHRISAHILCLPALLVLVLLAVPALAKDISVQDADALLKNPPQGLVIVDVRTPAEFREGHLPGAVNMDYFGGPFESQIESLPKNAPVLLYCRTGNRSASAYETMTKAGIGNILHMHEGISAWQRLGLPEEK, from the coding sequence ATGAAAAACACTTTCCACCGTATCTCGGCCCATATTCTTTGTCTTCCGGCTCTGCTTGTGCTCGTACTGCTGGCGGTGCCCGCGCTGGCCAAGGATATCAGCGTGCAAGACGCTGACGCCCTGTTGAAAAATCCGCCTCAGGGGCTTGTTATCGTGGACGTGCGCACTCCGGCGGAATTCCGCGAGGGGCATCTGCCCGGCGCGGTAAATATGGACTACTTTGGTGGGCCTTTTGAAAGCCAGATTGAAAGCCTGCCGAAAAATGCCCCAGTGCTGCTTTACTGCCGCACTGGCAACCGCTCGGCCAGCGCGTATGAAACCATGACCAAGGCCGGCATAGGGAACATTTTGCATATGCACGAAGGCATCAGTGCATGGCAACGGCTTGGCTTGCCTGAAGAAAAATAA
- the aroQ gene encoding type II 3-dehydroquinate dehydratase: MRILILHGVNLNMFGRRDPAQYGNATLAQIDSGLEALGRELGVTVECFQTNHEGEMVERIHKVLDEEVQAVVINAGAWTHYSHAIADALAILKIPVVEVHMSNVHARESFRHNSVLSAVCTGSICGFGPASYLLGLRAARNAVIHMNK; this comes from the coding sequence ATGCGCATACTTATTTTGCATGGCGTCAACCTGAATATGTTCGGCAGGCGTGATCCCGCCCAGTACGGCAATGCCACGCTGGCCCAGATAGACTCCGGCCTGGAAGCGCTGGGCAGGGAGCTTGGCGTTACGGTGGAATGCTTTCAAACCAATCACGAAGGCGAAATGGTAGAACGCATCCACAAAGTTCTGGATGAAGAGGTTCAGGCTGTGGTCATCAATGCCGGAGCATGGACCCACTACAGCCACGCCATTGCTGATGCTCTGGCCATCTTGAAGATACCCGTGGTGGAAGTGCACATGTCCAATGTTCACGCCCGTGAAAGCTTCAGACACAATTCCGTACTGTCAGCCGTATGCACGGGCAGCATCTGTGGCTTTGGGCCAGCCAGCTATCTGCTTGGCCTTCGGGCCGCGCGCAATGCGGTCATACACATGAACAAATAG
- the selB gene encoding selenocysteine-specific translation elongation factor, with amino-acid sequence MAVVLGTAGHIDHGKTSLVRALTGIDCDRLEEEKRRGITIELGFAWVDMPNGERLGIVDVPGHERFVKNMVAGAAGVDFVMLVIAADEGVMPQTREHLEICSLLGIRNGFVALTKADMVEADWLDMVTEDVRGFLAGSFLEGAPIFPVSSATGQGVDALRAHVFEQAKDLPARRRSDIFRQPVDRVFSMKGHGTVITGTVVSGAVKVGDEVRFMPPDTPTKARGLQRHSKSVDEVQAGQRCATNVQGLEVGDIERGQVLAHPGELFPAKRWLMRLTCLSSAPRALRQRVEIHFHHGTLECPARVVFWDRDKLAPGETALAEIRFKDDMVGIFGDHCVVRAYSPLRTVAGGILLSPLPPDLRRKDPGLQAKLALLQKLPALDQEIEMAPAGKAGAKARDEARAGLIEAVLTLRGSEGADEARLRVLTGFPRSALESGLQLLSTRSSALCWDKEGRLWIARQPFDNLLQACLARGAELHQKDPLKPGFTRGALCAGWSKTLPQRLIQRVLDTALKQGQLALEGEGLRLAEHKVSLAADQAGLRQKLLDAHTASPLTPPNIKDVLEELGVSAKEAAPVLRLLCEEGALVKIKDGLYYHGPALTDILERVRRWFESNDNLDVGSLKEILGLSRKYLIALLEYMDNERITVRVGDQRRYRGR; translated from the coding sequence ATGGCTGTAGTGCTGGGCACAGCCGGTCATATCGACCACGGCAAAACATCATTGGTTCGGGCTCTTACCGGCATCGACTGCGATCGGCTGGAAGAGGAAAAGCGCCGGGGAATCACCATTGAGCTTGGCTTCGCCTGGGTAGACATGCCCAACGGCGAACGGCTGGGCATAGTGGACGTACCCGGACACGAACGATTTGTAAAAAATATGGTGGCCGGGGCCGCTGGCGTTGATTTTGTCATGCTGGTCATTGCGGCTGACGAAGGCGTTATGCCTCAAACCCGCGAACATCTTGAGATATGCTCTCTGCTCGGCATCCGTAACGGCTTTGTGGCTCTGACCAAGGCCGACATGGTGGAAGCCGACTGGCTGGACATGGTTACAGAAGACGTGCGCGGCTTTCTGGCTGGCAGCTTTCTTGAAGGCGCGCCCATTTTTCCCGTGTCGTCAGCCACGGGGCAAGGCGTGGACGCGCTGCGTGCGCACGTCTTTGAGCAGGCAAAAGATCTGCCCGCCCGTCGTCGCAGCGACATCTTCCGTCAGCCTGTGGACCGCGTGTTCAGCATGAAGGGCCACGGCACCGTGATTACGGGAACCGTTGTTTCCGGGGCCGTCAAAGTGGGCGATGAGGTGCGCTTCATGCCGCCAGACACCCCCACGAAAGCACGCGGCCTGCAACGCCACAGCAAAAGCGTGGACGAAGTGCAGGCAGGCCAGCGCTGCGCCACCAACGTGCAGGGCCTTGAAGTTGGCGACATAGAGCGCGGTCAGGTGCTGGCCCATCCCGGCGAGCTTTTCCCGGCCAAGCGCTGGCTCATGCGTCTCACCTGCCTTTCTTCCGCTCCGCGCGCCCTGCGTCAGAGAGTGGAAATACATTTTCACCACGGCACGCTGGAATGCCCGGCGCGCGTTGTTTTCTGGGACAGGGACAAACTGGCCCCCGGCGAAACAGCCTTGGCGGAAATCCGCTTCAAGGACGATATGGTGGGCATCTTTGGCGACCACTGCGTCGTGCGCGCCTATTCGCCCCTGCGCACCGTTGCGGGTGGCATTCTTTTAAGCCCGCTGCCGCCCGATCTGCGCCGCAAAGATCCGGGTTTGCAGGCAAAGCTGGCCCTGTTGCAAAAGCTGCCCGCTCTGGATCAGGAAATCGAAATGGCCCCGGCGGGCAAAGCCGGAGCCAAGGCGCGGGACGAAGCCAGGGCTGGCCTCATTGAAGCCGTGCTCACCCTGCGCGGAAGCGAAGGGGCAGACGAAGCCCGCCTGCGGGTGCTCACTGGCTTTCCCCGTTCTGCACTGGAATCGGGCCTGCAACTGCTTTCCACCCGAAGTTCGGCCCTGTGCTGGGACAAGGAAGGCCGCCTCTGGATTGCCAGGCAGCCTTTCGACAATCTGCTGCAAGCCTGCCTTGCCCGTGGTGCGGAGCTGCACCAGAAAGATCCTCTCAAGCCCGGCTTCACGCGCGGGGCCCTTTGCGCCGGTTGGAGCAAAACCCTGCCCCAGCGCCTCATTCAACGCGTGCTGGATACGGCGCTCAAGCAGGGGCAGCTTGCCCTTGAGGGCGAAGGACTACGGCTGGCGGAACACAAGGTCAGCCTTGCGGCCGATCAGGCGGGCCTGCGGCAAAAATTGCTTGATGCACACACCGCTTCCCCGCTCACGCCCCCCAACATCAAGGATGTTCTTGAAGAGCTGGGCGTCAGCGCCAAGGAGGCCGCCCCCGTGCTGCGCCTGCTTTGCGAAGAAGGCGCGCTGGTCAAGATCAAGGACGGCCTCTATTACCACGGCCCGGCCCTTACCGATATTCTTGAGCGTGTGCGGCGCTGGTTTGAAAGCAACGACAATCTGGACGTGGGCAGCCTCAAGGAAATACTGGGGCTTTCGCGCAAGTACCTTATCGCCTTGCTGGAATATATGGACAACGAACGCATCACCGTGCGCGTGGGCGACCAGCGCCGTTACCGGGGCCGCTGA
- a CDS encoding flagellar hook-basal body complex protein yields the protein MNSSLYIGATGMKGLAEGMNVTTNNIANISTIGYKQQGILFSDIFYAEQGGMGNWWNAQQGSRVALGQVGMGLQVESVRTMFGQGSFDSSNTVTDMAISGKGFFQVTDGVDLYYTRAGDFRTDNEGVLRTPSGMALNGYKYNADGTKGSLQQVTIDKFSSMPAKTTTAVDMRFNLGLTTQNSVDATNPYFSLLGNYDATNSPAISNTAYGYAQGITLYGADGSQQQATIYFDSAASSQPGSVVQYLIATGDTAKDGSATAGTGALMTGTLTFDSKGQLTDMTAFTPSTAGSTDLANWVPSALSSDGLPQMTVNGVATTVNLGISSAGGWQNAPANAAAVGTSQSALGGMGTGATVSVDATTNYIGSSPVTRRNTQDGYPSGALSTINITSDGTVVGTFSNNQSMNLWQIPVCRFTSEDGLHREGNNLFSATPDAGKMEMGEAGTENYGTIRAYNTENSNVDMATEMTNMIITQRGFQSNSKVVTTADQMLQKAVELKR from the coding sequence GTGAACTCGTCATTATACATAGGCGCCACTGGCATGAAGGGCCTGGCTGAGGGCATGAATGTTACCACAAATAACATCGCCAACATCAGCACCATTGGCTACAAGCAGCAGGGCATCCTTTTTTCCGACATTTTCTATGCCGAGCAAGGCGGCATGGGAAACTGGTGGAACGCGCAGCAAGGTTCCCGCGTGGCTCTGGGCCAGGTGGGCATGGGCCTCCAGGTTGAGTCTGTGCGCACGATGTTCGGCCAGGGCAGCTTTGACTCCAGCAATACCGTTACGGACATGGCCATCAGCGGCAAGGGCTTTTTTCAGGTCACGGACGGCGTGGACCTTTACTACACGCGTGCCGGAGACTTCCGCACGGACAACGAAGGCGTTTTGCGCACGCCCTCGGGCATGGCCCTCAACGGCTATAAGTACAATGCCGACGGCACCAAGGGGAGCCTGCAACAGGTCACCATCGACAAGTTCTCCAGCATGCCCGCCAAAACAACCACCGCTGTGGATATGCGCTTTAACCTCGGTCTGACCACGCAAAACTCGGTTGACGCTACCAATCCGTATTTCAGCCTTCTCGGCAACTATGACGCCACCAACTCACCGGCCATTTCCAACACGGCATACGGCTACGCGCAGGGCATTACCCTGTATGGCGCGGACGGCAGCCAGCAGCAGGCCACCATATACTTTGATTCCGCTGCCAGCAGCCAGCCCGGCAGCGTGGTGCAGTACCTCATCGCCACGGGCGATACAGCCAAGGACGGCAGTGCCACCGCAGGCACGGGCGCGCTTATGACAGGCACGCTGACCTTTGACTCCAAGGGGCAGCTGACCGACATGACGGCCTTCACGCCTTCCACGGCGGGCAGCACCGATCTCGCAAACTGGGTTCCTTCCGCGCTTTCGTCAGACGGCCTGCCGCAGATGACCGTGAACGGGGTTGCCACTACGGTGAACCTGGGCATCAGTTCGGCTGGCGGCTGGCAGAATGCCCCTGCCAACGCGGCGGCCGTGGGCACCAGTCAATCCGCTCTGGGCGGCATGGGCACTGGCGCAACCGTATCCGTTGATGCCACCACCAACTACATCGGTTCCTCTCCTGTCACACGGCGCAACACTCAGGACGGCTACCCGTCCGGAGCCCTGAGCACCATCAACATCACCAGTGACGGAACAGTCGTGGGGACGTTTTCCAACAACCAGAGCATGAACCTGTGGCAGATACCCGTCTGCCGTTTCACCAGCGAAGACGGCTTGCACCGCGAAGGCAACAATCTCTTCAGTGCCACCCCCGACGCCGGAAAGATGGAAATGGGCGAGGCCGGAACAGAAAACTACGGCACCATCCGCGCCTATAACACTGAAAACTCCAACGTGGACATGGCCACGGAAATGACCAATATGATCATCACCCAGCGCGGCTTCCAGTCCAACAGCAAGGTGGTCACGACAGCCGACCAGATGTTGCAGAAGGCCGTGGAACTGAAGCGCTAG
- a CDS encoding chemotaxis protein — protein MSQSNILLEAGTNELEVVEFYLDEFVAPSGEAPQLDENGQPVPAPSYRGYYGVNVAKVLEIIRMPKVTELPEVQHPSVLGAFNLRSRIIPLVDLAMWLGKTHPINEEQPKTIVTEFNNVTTAFMVSGVNRIHRISWEQVEPPNKYVAAVSNNTVIGVVKLEDRIIFLLDLEKVVANLNPKLGLRLDDLGKDWSNSGYRALVADDSALVREMLRDLMEKAGFTVEVVSNGRAAWERLEDIKRRCEEDGQPISDFVHVVVSDIEMPVMDGLNLTHRIKTDHVLSKLPVILFSSLITDKLRHKGDSVGADDQISKPEVTQLARRAMVLIKAREEEAAAVAGGKHMTSQAV, from the coding sequence ATGTCCCAGTCCAATATTCTACTTGAAGCCGGCACCAACGAACTGGAAGTGGTGGAATTCTATCTAGACGAATTCGTTGCCCCTTCCGGCGAAGCCCCCCAGCTGGATGAAAACGGCCAGCCCGTTCCGGCACCCTCTTACCGTGGCTACTACGGCGTCAACGTGGCGAAAGTGCTGGAAATCATCCGTATGCCCAAGGTTACGGAACTGCCGGAAGTGCAGCACCCAAGCGTGCTTGGCGCGTTCAACCTGCGGTCGCGCATCATTCCGCTGGTGGATCTGGCCATGTGGCTTGGCAAGACCCATCCCATCAATGAAGAGCAGCCCAAGACCATCGTAACGGAATTCAACAACGTCACCACGGCCTTTATGGTGTCCGGCGTCAACCGCATCCACCGCATCAGCTGGGAGCAGGTAGAACCGCCGAACAAATATGTGGCCGCTGTTTCCAACAATACGGTCATCGGCGTGGTCAAACTTGAAGACCGCATCATTTTTCTGCTGGACCTTGAAAAGGTTGTGGCCAACCTCAATCCCAAACTGGGCCTGCGGCTGGACGACCTTGGCAAGGACTGGAGCAACTCCGGTTACCGTGCCCTGGTGGCGGACGACTCTGCCCTTGTGCGCGAAATGCTGCGCGACCTGATGGAAAAAGCGGGATTTACCGTTGAAGTCGTCTCCAACGGGCGTGCTGCCTGGGAAAGACTTGAGGACATCAAGCGCCGCTGCGAAGAAGACGGACAGCCCATTTCGGATTTTGTGCACGTTGTGGTTTCAGACATCGAAATGCCTGTGATGGACGGCCTCAACCTCACCCACCGCATCAAAACAGATCATGTGCTCAGCAAGCTGCCCGTGATCCTGTTTTCGTCACTCATTACGGACAAGCTCCGCCATAAGGGCGACAGCGTCGGTGCCGACGACCAGATATCCAAGCCCGAAGTTACCCAGCTGGCCCGCCGCGCTATGGTTCTTATCAAGGCGCGTGAAGAAGAGGCCGCTGCTGTTGCTGGCGGGAAACACATGACAAGCCAGGCGGTATAG